A window of the Gossypium hirsutum isolate 1008001.06 chromosome A05, Gossypium_hirsutum_v2.1, whole genome shotgun sequence genome harbors these coding sequences:
- the LOC107958259 gene encoding uncharacterized protein isoform X3, with the protein MEDRSGSSYNLSAGKPASELETLQKQHEEKTVKIQELKKQIETVKLRLEQKKKKETPGEKKEAFHDLILKYNSLRDEYIALSRDKSRDLNK; encoded by the exons ATGGAAGACAGAAGTGGTAGCTCTTATAACCTTTCGGCAG GCAAACCGGCGTCAGAGTTGGAAACACTGCAGAAGCAGCACGAGGAGAAAACAGTGAAGATCCAAGAGctcaagaaacaaatcgaaactgTGAAGCTTCGGTTGGagcagaagaagaaaaaggaaacccCAGGTGAGAAAAAGGAAGCTTTCCATGACCTGATCCTCAAATATAATAGCCTGAGAGATGAATATATTGCATTGTCGAGGGACAAGTCAAGGGACCTGAATAAATAA
- the LOC107958259 gene encoding uncharacterized protein isoform X2 has protein sequence MALCARRICLFLSYCIHQIVWKSSLKHEPGKKIMEDRSGSSYNLSAELETLQKQHEEKTVKIQELKKQIETVKLRLEQKKKKETPGEKKEAFHDLILKYNSLRDEYIALSRDKSRDLNK, from the exons ATGGCATTATGTGCAAGGcgtatttgtttatttctttcttACTGCATTCATCAAATTGTTTGGAAATCAAGCTTAAAACAT GAACCTGGGAAGAAAATCATGGAAGACAGAAGTGGTAGCTCTTATAACCTTTCGGCAG AGTTGGAAACACTGCAGAAGCAGCACGAGGAGAAAACAGTGAAGATCCAAGAGctcaagaaacaaatcgaaactgTGAAGCTTCGGTTGGagcagaagaagaaaaaggaaacccCAGGTGAGAAAAAGGAAGCTTTCCATGACCTGATCCTCAAATATAATAGCCTGAGAGATGAATATATTGCATTGTCGAGGGACAAGTCAAGGGACCTGAATAAATAA
- the LOC107958259 gene encoding uncharacterized protein isoform X1: protein MALCARRICLFLSYCIHQIVWKSSLKHEPGKKIMEDRSGSSYNLSAGKPASELETLQKQHEEKTVKIQELKKQIETVKLRLEQKKKKETPGEKKEAFHDLILKYNSLRDEYIALSRDKSRDLNK from the exons ATGGCATTATGTGCAAGGcgtatttgtttatttctttcttACTGCATTCATCAAATTGTTTGGAAATCAAGCTTAAAACAT GAACCTGGGAAGAAAATCATGGAAGACAGAAGTGGTAGCTCTTATAACCTTTCGGCAG GCAAACCGGCGTCAGAGTTGGAAACACTGCAGAAGCAGCACGAGGAGAAAACAGTGAAGATCCAAGAGctcaagaaacaaatcgaaactgTGAAGCTTCGGTTGGagcagaagaagaaaaaggaaacccCAGGTGAGAAAAAGGAAGCTTTCCATGACCTGATCCTCAAATATAATAGCCTGAGAGATGAATATATTGCATTGTCGAGGGACAAGTCAAGGGACCTGAATAAATAA